The Acanthopagrus latus isolate v.2019 chromosome 11, fAcaLat1.1, whole genome shotgun sequence genome segment tagagtcaacaaaaactacaatgtgtgtgttttcatggaaaTGAAGGGAAGCGTCACCCAATACAACAGTGCGGCTCGCTGACGTGTGTCGGACTAACTTCTGTTTCCACTGACATGTTTGAGAATATCTGACGCCGACTGCAGCTTTATGCTCTGCAGGGAAATTAAACGAACCTCTGCCATGTGTCGTGTTTCTCTCCCGTTAAAACTGCATGCAGGAGAACTGAATCATGACTTCACCGCAACGCAGCAACGGCTTTATGGCCTCTGGTCTAAAGGGCGGTTGAATTGGCAAGATCGGCAAATAATGAGGCAGCGCAGTGTTTCCTCTTCGTGTTCGTACCGCATCCAACTGGCGAGCGAAGCTGTTCCACTTTTTCAGGAGAGCCTCTGGAACGAACACGCTCCGGCTGAGGTGGgggtgaaagaaaagaagccagGATGACACACCACGAGGAAAAAGGCCTCGGCATGTTAGTCAATTCCCGACGTGGAGCGCgccttattttcttcttcaaatcaattttcttttgttcagtgttgGAAGTTTGTTCTCAACAGCATTCAAGACTACATGTATAACAatatagactttttttttttttttttatttgccccCAAAGCAGACATGAATTTCTCTGCTTGGCtacaaacttgtttttcttgctcagaaaacatacataaaaacatattttcacttattttttCTGCGTCTACctactaaaaagaaaaacacctttaGCTGTGTATTTGTCAAAGGTCAGCTTAATggtaaatacatgttttttttaacattcataaACAGCGAGCAGATAATGAAGTGCGACTCCCTCCGTGTGTGTTGTAACTTGGGTTTTCTCTCTTTAGATACCATAGTTGGCCCACAAGCGTTTCAGCGCCTGTGAGCGAGCGAGCGTCGGTGTTTGGCGACCTTGAAATGAGACGGAACAATCAACTCTCGACTTACTGCACATTCAACATTTCTTACTGCCCTAAAAAATGGCTGTCAAGTGGTCCCTTCCTAATACGATTCACCACAAGTGTTCGACTCAACACTTCAGGACGAACTCTAAGTGGAACGACTTCttgtattttaatttctcaTGTACTAGTGATCCCTCTTCTTGGATTcttaaatacagaaacacagaaattaataaatgatttttttcctctttcttacAATTCAGCTGATTCTAATAAGAGGGCTTCAACTGTTTGAGTCCAACTCATCATCATGCAAAGTTTTGTATCCCCTCGTTGTGTTACCGTCCTttcacagcagctcagcagggaaacacacagacgggGGGATCTTCATACTTCACCCACTTTAGTTTGACAAACTCAGACTGGCTGAACTTTAGAGTTTATGTTTGCACTTTGTGGAAAATTTGTGGAATTTTGTGACCCTTCAGCTGCATTCAGATTCCTTTATGATGTGAGGGGAGGTAGATAAACATGAACCAATATCGATGTTAGATCATTATTGAGTCATGAGACTTTATATCGTCGTAGATTTTGgataagtgttgtcttttcctgatCTTAAAGGATCAATTACAGTAACTTGTAACTACTTGTTCTCATACTTGTAACtaacttagtcattatatccacatttaaaaaatgtcactgtgttccAAAGTTAGAGAGTACTTTAGAAATATTGATCTTGAGGTAACTGGTTGAAAATATGgaggttttggatttattttcacCCAGTTCCAGGATTTATGAAGTTCttttgaaattttgaaaatatcaaCATGTACTTACTATTTTAACATCGTATCGCCGTGCCCTATCCAAATGGTAACGAAAAAACAAGCATCTGTATTAATCCCAAGTCCCATAATTACTGTTATTCATAACCTGTATATTCATTGCCGATACTGCTCTTGAAAAAGTAGATCTGTTCCGTACTGATAAGGGAAAATAAATCCTCTCAAACTGCCCTCGAGATTGAGTACTCACAGTTTGCGGATTCATCTTCCCCGTCATCAAGGCCAACAAGTCTGTATCCGACATGGCAATGGTGCAGTCTGCTTTCTTATCTGCAGGTAAacgaaacacaaacatacatctCAGCAATATTCATGACCTGCAGGCAGGACACAACATTAGTGACCAGCCACCTGCCAAATGCTGATTACTTCATTCAGTAgccaacaaaaaagaaaatggtaaTCTACTGAGTTGCTGTGAAAATCTGAACATTCATTTCAGCGTTTGTCTGGTGGACCGTACATGAAGGTATATCTGCATGACAACAACACTGCGTGCAGGCCTCGAACTTCAAACTGCATTTCCATCCGTAGTAGAATATTAACATGACGACACGTCACTGGATGTCACCGCTGCCAGTCGAGACAACAGAAAGCCCTCCGGGCAGCTGAGGCTCTCACCCGTGTCATTGTGAACACAGCCGTTGCCGTTCTTCACGTCCACAAACCACGTCGCCTCCTGTCCATTCGGGCCGTCCTTTACTTTGAAGGCAAACACTCCCCCGATCTTCTTCACAAACTGCGCTCCTTCCTGCTCAAAgtacacaaaggtttgacatACATTAGACTGAAACACCACAGGATTGTCAAAGATCAGAGGCAAACAATTTTTTAACAAAGTCTGGCCCTGATCATGGCACTATAATGACAATCGGATCCATGTCAGTGGGTGAGCCACATTCATTTCTATGAAAGCTtctcagtggtgcatgaagccaaaaaaagttcaatttcCAGAGTACAGAATTACCCAGATCTTCCGTATTGTGCGGCCCAGTGATCGCCTGAACTTGAGAGAGAGACGTGCAGGCCGGCTAACTTCAGGTTTGCCTCTGGCTAACTCAAAAGGGCATACAATTATTTAATTGTGCAGCTCTTTCatactttccaaatgttatcgGACTGAATGGATCAAATTATTACCGTGAAATAAAGGACTTCACAGGAGTTGCGACactcaaaaaatgtttatccACCCCTTTACAGCACTTCTTTTACAATATAAGCTCATGGGAAAACATCTTTAtgggccccagtgcatcatgGACGATGTAATCACACAGTTTTGGCCACTATGTCAACGTagcttcaaagcctggtgctcGTCCTGGGGGATAATGGTTAATGTGTTTCAGGTACTTAGATTTTGATTCCTTTTTTCCAGCTCTACAATTCTTAATCTCCACTTTAACTATCTATAAAGTTCACCATATGTTAGTAATACGAGGGCGTGTGAATGCAAAACTAAATGTCTGAACGTCACGATTTGACCCCTAGTTATGCTgaggagaaatgtttttaatcagtgtATCCTCGCTTTGCAATGGTTTATGagctgggaaatgtagtcaACATGTTTGTTAGACCTCGGAGTCACACACAATGTGAGGGAAGTTTGTTGACAACATCTTTGTGCAGACTGCAGAGGTAACTGGTTTAAAGCTAAAGCTCTTCCTCAGGTGACTACAACTCATTCTTGTTAGACTATGAAGTGTTTATGGAGATCACACTACAGCTGAACGTACATCAATCGACAAAAAAAGGTAGAGAGTCCAACCCTGATGCTGCCGAACAAACTGGGatcaaaatagaaacagaaaaatccagTTCCCTCTCCACATTCAAATAGtatggaaacaaaaataaacagactctcTCACTGAAGATAAGCTCCACATCGAAAActttaaatctgtctgtttgATCAGTTGCATGAGATATTACACTAAACCCCTGTTGCCATTTTCTCACTGATGACAAATCCCATTCATTACACAGACAGCACAGCCTGCGAGTTTGAGATGAATCTCATATGATTGAGGTCacgcaaagaaaaaacaaaaaaaaaaacaaacaaaaacgacATTTGGAGGAAACCATTTGTCTGATTGGGTCAACATAAGCTTGAAATGTgcaataaaatgaatgtttggAAATGGATCCCAATGTGCCACCGCGAGGCTCACAGACCCAGAAACACTGTGCATGTCAGGGTGGGTTGATAGAGCCTTGAGTAAAGCAGACAAGTAAAAAAGTGAGAACGATTTAAAGTCACACCGGACTGCGACTGACAACATTAtcttgtgttatgttatgttatgtaatCACCTCCTGGAGCTTCTTGTTGATTTCCTGGAACACAGCATGAGCCTTGAACCCCTCCAGTCCGTCACTGGCACTGGTGTTCATGGCTTGAATCCTGCTCATGGTGAAAACAGGAGAAAGTAAGGTTAGCTGTCCACTGACATCACACTGACCAATCATTCACTCTTACactaaatatgtatatttttccCAGCCTCATCAATGTCAAAcgaaaagagaaagaataaatacattattttatttccgTTATATTGATAATCATACTCggaaaatagttttattttgataaacgGATGCTCTTTCAATAACATACGTCTGTTCCTCTTGGCGCGCTTGACACGTACCAGTTTCAGTCATGGTACACCCTAAAAAACAAGCCCTCAAGCTAGCTGATATTAGTGGAAAACAATCTTCAGTGAGCtactttgcaaagaaaaaagaaaaaggcccaATGATGAGACGGAAGAAGACGGAGATGCACAACTGTATTCAAGTTGTCTGATAAAAtggctgaactgcagctgcagggtcAATCAGTCCCAAATATTGGCTTTCAGTCTCCATGATTTCTAATAATCAATATCAATACTGGCCCTGACAGTAATATCGCTTGACCCCTAATGTGAATACCACTGAatattcactgcagctgcaaccattaatcaattaatcagttactTATCATCTACTGAATCAgtcaccaactattttgataaccGATAACTCGATGATCTCCGATGCCACgattttaaatgtgaatactttCTGGTTTTCTTCACTTCTGTGTGACATTAAACTCTTTGATTGTGGACAAATCTAATCCTTTGGGGACGTCGTCTTGACACTTTTCTTTCTTCGAGAACCAAACGAGAGAGAATAATCGACACATCAgctgacaaattaaaaacactagGTAGCTGCAGCTCTTCTCAGATGACACACATCACAAAGCCCAACCCAACCGTGTGAATGTCCCACTTTTACTGCCTCCTTCATAATCCTTGTATCTCAGCATCAACACATCCAGCTAACTCCAGGATGTCACCATCTCTGAGCACCTGTCTGAGCCTCTCGTCCACGCAGACCTGTTGAGGAGGACAGCGGTACCTCTTCGCGAATGCCCTGCCGCAGTTTACGACTCTTTAACTACATAATTACATGCTAATTATGTTGTGAGTTAGCATAATAGCTGAAGCGTTGTAGCAGTGTATCAAATAGCTAACGCTACAGGGGTTCAACGTTTGTTATTACAGCTCgtttgtttgacatttcttaGCTAACTAGGTGAAATGTTAAACGACGGTCACCTCGATGAATTATTCAATAACTCGTCGCCAAACGCGCCGCAGTTATAATTAACTGTAACAAGGCTTAAGTTGGTATTCTTACCTTGGTTTCAGTATTTCGGGCATTTTGCTTTAACGCTATGTGAACACAGTGCCTCAGGTTTTTACAGTCCCTCTGATGTAGCTTCGCCTGCTGCTCGCTAGCTGCACTTCCTGGTTTCTTCCTGGTGCTCTGGGATCATCGTCAGACTCGACGTGTCGATGTCAGATAGTCGATCGTCGATGATCCAGATGTGGACTGAAGCCTGTCAACATAacccagaaaatattcagaGCAGCCTTCTGACAAAGTTCAACGGAAAAgggaatataaatatattttagatagatagatagatagatagatagatagatagatagatagatagatagatagatagatagatagatagatagatagatccgAGATTATATATTTTGCTCACTAACTATTTAATATATAGTATTTACACTACtcattaaacaaataaaataaaactagtTTATTAAAGGCCtcactaaataaataaataaataaaacataaataaaggcCTTTATATAAGcaataagaaacaataaagcAATAATGATATCTATTGGTATCTATTAATATATTcttagtaataataataataataataataataataataataataaaatcagtgtttgGCAAGTTACTTTCTAAATGctatatatttcatatttttaaataccttcatattttatttatttatttttatttgacctttGTATGGCCTTTTAttgacagatgacagaaaacaggatgagagagattttaaaataatatattacCGTGATGTACTGTGATACGTTACtcttttattatgtttattcattcatgaattATTTGGAGAAACGCAGCCCGGCTGCCAAACATGTAAAAGTGGCATAAATCTTAGTTTACCACCTCGCTTTGTAGCTTTTTTGTTCAACATGACGGTAAGGAAACTGGATCCAAAGTTAATCAAGCCTTAGAAGAATGAATACTTCCTGTGCATTCTAATACAACATAATGTATTGAGAGTGCTGCACCAAAAAATGTTTGCGTAGCTATCCTTGGTTTAACTTTGCACATAGTCTTCTTCTCCAGTGAATGAGTCAGGGAAAAACAATTTCATGAACAAGGAAAAACAATTTCATGACCCACTTCATATGTTCCAGGGCTGTACAGACAGTAGAATATGTGCTACAGTGGCAGAGTTCAATCGTTAGTCTGTGTTGGACTTTTGTCAGTACAGATAAGACATGTATACTGTGTCATCCTGTATATGGGTTATCCTACAGGTACACCTAATGAGTGATCCAGTGCTTGACGAAATAAGTGAAGCCTAATCTCAGCAGGTCACACCATGACAAACACACCAAGCAATAATAATATCCATAGCAGTGACACTCTCAGACACATACTGATATAAGTACACACGATATTAGAAAGCACACTGGAAGTGGGATCAGCTggaacagacagacaacaagagGATTTCATTTAAAGCAACGTTGTgtagaaattgacattttgtgcaaaCTCCTCAGGTCGACACTCACATCTGGAGGAGAAGAATCATTCCtctgaggacaacaatgtaaacatcttggccagaggagacagatggtttgaaagaggagtaaaagaacTCATGTATCTCAAACCATAAtgcacagaggaggtggccAGAGACATTTTGCATTTATCTTAACGCtttttgtccaaaatgacttacaataattcattcatacatacatacactgatggtggtggctgccatgcaaggtgccaaccagcacatcaggagcacactggggttcagcatctcgcccaaggacactttgacatggggaatcgaaccagtgaccttcaaGACGCTGGCTCTATCCCTGTTCTACAGCTACAGTGCAGTACTGAGTTCTTTCCCCAGGCAGCTCAACAAGCATTCACACCTGTGCTCACCTAGTCCTACTACCTCACATGAGGGCAGGTTGGGTCaatgacccacaagtggccctaacgactctgcaaggacactcccacacagagtcttaaagcctgcaactcccctccagttagttagaactgaagaggcctcttggatgagaaatgaaacatcttcaagacactgaaacaggtccagttgcctatgatacagaACCTAGAATTACTATcagctggatgactgagaaccctCATCAACATTATGTCAACAGCTGATTTAAGGATCAGTTAtaattttgtttaaattgttgTACACGTCCTTGCActcaaagcttttattttccatcagaatgttgtacatttttgcaTACAGATGATGCAGACAAGTCTTGACAGGAATGGAGGACAATCCTCATCCTGTGGCCTTTCTCAGCAAAGCACAAGaggatgctgttttttttgtttgtttgtttttttatccctGTTTCTGCACGTTTCTACTCCaagcacacattcacacactgatgctcCGGGCTTACTGCCAAAGCTACTGTAACTTTAAGAAACATGGTGGtgtcagagagggagataagTAGACATATCAACATGTGCATTCAGCCACTCTCATATTTTAACATCACTATTTGAAGATACAGTCAGTTTTTACAATAACTGCAGGATATCAACAATCAAGACAGCCGGAGAAGAAAGAgttgtgaaatgtgtgaaatcagaatcagaaaagctttattgccaagtacgatgcTCTTGTCTATGCAGCGCAAAGAGGACAGGTCAACAGATGAAACTGCATCGTATGTGCAGCATGAGTGGAAAATCTCATCAGTCTAATGGAAGCAGTGAACTCTCACCCTCAGTGCCTCTGCAGAGGGAGGTCCGGGGGGGGAGGATGCCTCAGATTGTGTCAGGCAGAGGCTGGTGAGTGGGGGAGGGCTCGAGGCCAAGTGCCCGACTGACACCGGCTTGATCGGCTCAGTGATCGCCAAGCCACAGGAAGCCAGGCGGTGCTGCTCTGTTACAAGATTCCCActggtgtgtttgtctgtgctcGATGTGTGTGGAGGGTTTGAGCTCAGACAAACACTATTTTGGTGGACTAAAGGCCGGATGATAATCAGGAAAACACTGCCGTCTGCTGGCCAGAAGACCTCATCATAACACGCTGGGAATGAATGTTTGACAGGACGCGGGGTTTCATCGAGCATGTTTGAGATCTGATATGAGCCACGTGAGCATTGAATGACCTCTCGGATACGGTCCAATGATTTTTACCTGTGAAGAAATAACCCACTGTGTAAATCACTTCACATCCAAGGAGTCATTATCTTGACTGTCAAAGTGACGATGGGTTTTTGTGGCTTGTGTTTTGAGCGGTAGAGAATTTAAAGTCAGTCAGAGGCCTTTGAAACTGGGAGGAGCTCCTGTATACTGAGGACTGAtagtgacaaaataaaaataaatgatgaagaTATCATTAAATGTAAGAACGTGATATTAGAAAGAGATATAGGCATTAAttgatttataaaatgtatttatttacgCTTGTAATAATTCCTTCTACAGCGATGTGGGGAACATTGTTTGTTACTCGGGATACatacagtgatctgcatgaggcactcgtcatCGTAATTTAGTTGTAATGATCAGAGAcagaacaatcagggcttatgctgtcgttgttgttgttattctgaatgtgccatcttggttatctggcgtcctctgttaccgtggttacaagaGAGATGAGGGCACACTGGAAACAggtgtgtcagtgtcacagtCGTGGCTGTAACATAAAGTACACCTTCAATAAAGTGCAAAGTTAATTAAATTGTACTATGACTCAGGGCTCACTTGTCGGTATGAGCAAAGAGAATGAAACAAGTAAACTGAAAGCATGTTTGTAAGGGACGACAGACAGATGGGTGGCTGTGGGTTTCATTTACATGGAAATTCAAGTCAGGATGACTTATGAGAGAATCCCTGACTGTCACACATTTGGTAAACCAAATATAAAGTAAAGATGTGTAATTTCACTTCGACCTTCTGACGTGATCGGATTTAGTTTCCCAGGTACAGCTGAATGTCTTCAGAGTTACAAACATAAAAGAAATCACATAAATTGTTGGAGAAACAAAGCAGGATTTTTGCTTTTGAATGTGCAGTTTGCTAGTTTGCCAGCTAAATAACAGCTCCTCCCCTGTTGGgttgcttttatttcttttgggCATTATCATAATATCTTCTGTCTGAAACTTGCTTCACTGTAATCTTTGGAGTATTGATGAATGAAACTCCCTCATCAATCATGTTAAGATATGTCTTATAACCTGAATATTATCACCATATGCAACTGATTGTATTCACAGAAAGTTTGTTAATCTGTGTCCCAGCAGTGAAAAATATGAATGctaataaacaaacattatttgCACTTAGAaaccttgttttgtttgccGCCAACGCTGAACATTTGAGAGAGTCCCgatgaggcttttttttcagaatcattttctaatgagtttgtttgaaataattTATACAGGAGCATATTACCttgaaagaaaaagtgatttaaacCAAAGTGGTTCAACATCTAAAATAGAAATCACTTGCAAAATAAGCCAGAAACCAAATCAAGAAAGACCGGGAGGAACCTGCATCTCTTTCACAAGTCCTGGCGGTGGCACTAAAACGATGAGTCTGTGCCACAGAGATGAGGAAGTCTGGTTATTGATTATCAGAGATCTTCCCCTGTaggacagcagagggagcaACCAGTTCAATTTAGACAACTCGGCTCTCACCTTGTTTAGCACTCCCTCCCAGTTCTGCCTCTGAAAGTCCTCAGCTCCTCAGTATAGTCCGAGGATTGTAGTTCCCCTTTTTCCCCAGTTAAGAGTTGAATCCTGTGGACGACCAGGACAGATGCTACAGATACTAACCCTATTTTTCTCAGTAAAAAAGCTAGTCTTGCAAATCCCAGTGAAATACTGTCTAAACGTGAATCATCAATATAAGTCTTCAAACTGTGAGcagtcacacatacactcacGACTCATAAACACATGCTTTAAGCGTCACGTGCGTCATGTTTACTGAATGTTGTCAAACTTGCCATCATCCATACATTCTGTTCACTGATCAGCGTGCGCTACAGACAGACAATAATTCTTATGGCGGCATCCCAACGGTCTCTTGCCATTCATTTTTACAATGTAAGTGCATATTCCTGTGATATCTATTCAATacaccacatgcacacagtctttaaaaacagtttgtttagaTTGTTTAGATTAGAACAATAAACCCTTTTGTTAATTGAAATCTTGGTGTGGTCTCCCATACTTTGTCCAAACCCCGAGCTGGGGGATTGaactatttctatttttatttatctgtctttttcttttttttatgtggccTTTAGACCCGTCAGTTTTCTGCAGATCAAGACTGAGAGGTCAGTGAACAAAACTCCCTCCTTTAACTAAAGAAACAGAccagagtcagatgagaagacGGTTTCAGGTTCAATACAGAGGACGAGTTTAGCTAAGAACAAAGACTGGAAGTAGGTGGAAAACTGTTAGCCTAGCTCTGCCAACagagaaaacatacattttctcaaagcctctgattttttttctttaaagagtCACTTTATTTTGTTAAGTTCGGGGGTTCAGATTTCAAAAAGTCTTTGCAGCAGGTTTGGATGCTAAGTAAAGTACTTGTGTCTGTCAGGTTTGTCTACTTTAATGACCGCAGActgaatatataatatatgtgaTGCTGAACAACAGATGATTGTTTGTCTGACTCGTCACAGGATTTTAAATCCTAAGAGCTAAGTTGGACCATGCACTGTGGACTgtcctctacacacacacacccatacacttCATACACTACTGATAATGCTGACTTACACACTTTATCTCATTTTTGTATATAGTTGTTTAGATTATATCAATAAACTCTTTTGTTATTTGAAATCTTGGTGTATCTTCCCCCTTGAATGTTGTTGAGTTTGATGTTGTGAGGGAAACACCCACTGTGTAAAGGAGTGACTTTGAATAAcctttcattacgtaacaaTTTCCCTCTCGCgtgctttttgcttttcaggATTTTCATGAATGTTGTAATGCTGGCAGTGACAACGATCTGTGCACATGATCATAGCATAGACCTAACAGGTTACgatacatgttgtttttccgCTTTTACCCGTGTCAGTCGAGGTCATGAACGTCACCTCGACGAGAATGTGATGGCCTTGggggaatttttcaaaatttAGCACAAATGCCAGTTTGTTTAAACTGAATTTACAAACTaaccttaaaaggacaacactaTTTCATAATGTCTAACTGTGGCGGACCCTcccacctttctagcttcgaACACTGTCGTAGGGaagttattttcctctgagaacatccTCTTTAttcacttgtggaaaaaaaatacatgattttGTATCATTACATCAAAATATTGTGAATATAGGaatagtttgaatttcttctccaaaacaccatagtgccccttttaagacaaagacaaaaattaaGACAACATGTCACATAAATGTCTCACACTATGAAATGATGAAGTGATAATTCCTTTATCCTGTTTTAGTCTTTCACATCTTGTGTTACATTCAGTTTGAGGCtatacaacaaaaatgtaaaaaatgtacttCCTGACTGTAAaattagcttctgttagctaattagctgaGTTAGCTGTGCTTATAAACAACACAATTCTTATCTCTTATCCCTGCCAATACTAAAGgaaacaacaatgtgaacaGTTAATGTAGCGCCTGGTCCTAAgactacatttaaaaatgccTGACAATGCCACCTCCTGCTTAAGGGGCAGGAGGAACCCATAAACCTTTAATGTCTACAACGGAATTTGTGACCCACTCTGACTTCCCTGAACAGAAACCATTTACCAGATGTGTGTCCTGTGTAAAAGTTTAGTTGGCTTTATTACAATATATTGATCAGATCTCACTAAAACACCAGCATGAggcaataaacaaaacaacaatctcATTGGATGGTTAAAGTCAATCAGTTCTCCTCA includes the following:
- the scp2b gene encoding sterol carrier protein 2b, whose amino-acid sequence is MPEILKPRIQAMNTSASDGLEGFKAHAVFQEINKKLQEEGAQFVKKIGGVFAFKVKDGPNGQEATWFVDVKNGNGCVHNDTDKKADCTIAMSDTDLLALMTGKMNPQTAFFQGKLKITGNMGLAMKLQSLQLQPGKAKL